In the Paramisgurnus dabryanus chromosome 18, PD_genome_1.1, whole genome shotgun sequence genome, tgaaattaacataaactaagatTAAAAAACGCTGCAAAAGTATTGTTTACTACTTGTTCATGTTAACCAATGTATTGACTAATGTAAGTAAATACAACTTTGTTGTAATGTGttacacatttatatatatatatatatatatatatattgctcTCAAAAAAGTATGCAGGAATATGCATTAagagttttttattattattatttaaatctaTTAAAACTACTCAAAGTATTTACCAAGAACGACCATCAATAGTGCAAGGAAGTTGAGATAAATAAGATACAGTCAACAGTTTAAATGCTATGACTGGAAACTGAGCTAGTTGCACACCCATTTACCAGTAATGAGGAAAGTGTGCAATACATAACCATGGCAGCAAATACCAGTGACTTCATATTTTTAGATCCAATTTATGACCATATACCCACATCAGACAGGAATGCAGCGTGGGTTTCTCATcaaacatatttatataaacaacAGAGTGACCACAACCAAGTAATGTCAAATCCCATTTCTTGTGTCCATGTTCAGGGTGGGGGAGTTTATGGAAATATATGTCAAGTAATACCTTAGTGTGATCCAAGAGTTTCTAAAAAACCTGACTGCTTCCAGACCACCGacagaaaaacacacacacccTGCTACGGCCACAACCTGCATGCTGCAAGGTATAAACTCTCTTGACTTAACTACATTCCTTGTGTTTTGTAGATTTAAGAATGAAAGATGGTCATCAGCAATTCTCtcagtttttttttgcatcctatcacacaaaacaaagtttgcgtgtgtttgtgtcttattTCAGTTCATTTCAACGATGCGAGGAGCAGTGACAGTATGTTTGGGGCTTGTGTGTATTATTGCCCTGCTGGCTGAACAAGCAGAGGGTCACATCACATTTTTCAGCCTCAAAGAGATGAGAGAGCTTAAGGTGAGAAACCAAACCTTTAGACCACCTTAATGATTCATTTTATCTCCAACTGGACCCTCTGCCATTTGTACCAGTGGATACTGTATAATATAATCTCATTCTAATatcaattttttttctaaaaatagtccggctggggctgtacccttttataaagtacacctttgtacctaaagtgTTCTTATTGGGACCATTTTAGgatcattttattatataaatctAACTTTTTTGCATCATTGTAAACAGGAGAAGGAAAGcaaaaaggacgctgatctacGGGCAGAGAGCAGTTTGATTGATGAAGTATCTCCAAAAGATGCTGGAGGAGAGACAGTGGTGAGGATCCATGCAAGCATTTAATTTATCATTAGTTTTGgatttgtaaaataataatttttttgccaTACAAGGATCAATTTGAACAGATTTTGATCAGTTCAGTtccaaataaattaatttataaaactGAAACTTTCCATACTATTCTTCACGTTTTCTTTGTAAAGGGTCAAAGTGTTGAAACTGGTTTGAAACTCAATGCCCAAAAGAATCAGATTGGGTCTGCTTTCAGTAAGATGCTGCAAATCATCTTAGAAGAAGCAAAGACCGGTAAGGATAAAATCTGATAACATCTTATTCCATCTTCTATACATAGTGTACTGTACATGCACACCAGAGGCGGGAAACTACTTGAGAAGTTTAAGTAGAGTTTTAAGAGTATTTGCTTtgggaaattttttttttttttactttacaaaaaattttcactacattctaaagcatagaatcatactgtgtattccttttatattgcatattaaaattgatttaatacataattacataaaaaatgtgtactaaatcaaaagtactttttacctaagtaaaagttaaaaaaaaaactagaaatattaaatataaaccaaaaacttgaaattttgtatgtaaaaaatgtagtggagtaaaaattatgataatatgctctggaatgtatgttttacaaagaaaaacactgataaaatacaaatacttaaaaattaaaaaaagttaaaatatttaagtagtgtcaGCCTCTGATGCACACAGACTACTCTAACACCTATGCTTTATTTTCACAGAGAAATAAGACATTTTATCCACATTGAACGACAATTGCAGCCTGACGATTTGCCACGAttgcaagcacaaatgttttaattacTAATGCAAAGACAATCGCAATAAAATGAAATTGCATGCACTCGTAGTTTCTTGTCATCCATTGTTTTGTTAGCCTCACATTAGTTTTGCCATTAATCTGAATTATATTTCTTATTTCTTGCAGCATCTGCTTCTTTTTAATTCAAAGTCTTTATAGCCTTGCTTAATGTAACAAAGTAAAAACCCTTTGGCTATTGTGTTTGTTCACATATCATGGCATGAGAATTTAAACTCAAAACACAGAATGTGTGCTTTTGTAGTAAATGGATGCCGCAAAATGAGCCACATGCTCAGAAAATTGTATTACAGTTTATGCTGTTACTATATCAATAAATGTGTCATGTAAAATACCAAACGTTTTTGGTAAACACATCTTCACAATGCAGATGTTGAGCACATGTTTTTGTGTCAGGTTTAGTTTAGCACTTTGGTTGTAAAGTATCAAATATATGTCCATATTTTAGGATATTTGTTATTGCATAAGCCTGCTTGATATTTTTAAACCCATAACAATTGATAGACTGCATTGTTAAAACCTTTAGATGTGATGAAACATATCAAAGTAGCATTTTTGCTTCCCCTTTTCTTTTAAtcattatatttaaatgtgGAATACACAGtaaaaagagaaaacatttttctACATTGTTAGGTAAATCAGATaaactttattcaaatgaaaattTAACCAATAAGAAATATGTTTTCAGTTTctgcaataaaaacacaaatttaacaCTGTGGGTCATCATAAAAGAAAAATTCTGTCACCATTAACTCTAATGTTGCTTACTGTGAAATAACCTCCATATGAATTTCCAAGGTGCATAtgtcaacaatatttattttaattaaagtctattgtattaattaaaaaaagtcttaaaatatcttcaaaTAAATGTTCTTTGTTAAGCTGTGCGTTTCCATAAAGAATTTTGATGGTCCCTTTTGGAGTGTGTGGATCATAAAATATCGTATTTCGTGTTTtatacactttcagaaaaaaatgtaaaagtggTCCCTAGCTGTAACTttggtggtaccctttcaaaaagtacacctttgcacatAAAGGGGTGGTTTTCAGAACAAgctttagattaatccaggagtaggccttagttatattaggacattgcaaaagtgcaaaagtcttagaccaccatgccagaattagatttgttgtttttacaaTGTTATAGTCTTCTTAAGCCCTTAGCTCCTCGTGGGTGCATAGGCCATTGACAAATATCCTCCATTTCACTCTGTTTATAGCTTTTCGCTCAAGCTCTCCCCAGTTGAGCCCACACTTTAACATTTCTGCCTCTACACTTCTTCTCCAGTTGTTCCTGGGGCGACCTTGTTTCCTTTTCCCTTGGGGGTTCCATTTCAGGGCTTGTCGAGTGATGTTTGTGGCAGGCTGTCTTAGGGTGTGTCCAATCCAACTCCACTTCCTCTTTTGGATTTGAAAGTCTATGGGGTCTTGGCTTGTCCTTTTCCATAGGTCCACATTGCTGACTTTGTCTTTCCACCAGATGTTTAATATCCTTCTGAGGCAGGTGTTGATGAAGGTTTGTAGcctgtgtgttgtgtgtttggtTGTTCTCCATGTTTCGGATCCGTACAGCATTACCTGTTTTACGTTGGAGTTGAAGATGCATATCTTAGTATTGGTGGAGATGTTTTTTGAGCTCCAGATCTTTCTGAGCATGTTAAACACCACTCTGGCCTTGTTAATCCTGCTTCTGATATCTGCCTCTGTCCCTCCGTTGGTGTCCACTACACTGCCTAGGTAGGTGAAGGCTTCTACCTCCTTTAAGGGAGTGCTGTTCAGGTAAATGGGATGTCTATTTTTAGAGTGGATCTTAATcacttgtgtttttgttgtattAGGAGTGAGACCAAGTTTTATTGCAGTTTGTGAAAGTCTGTCTGTCTTCTCTTGCATTTGTGTCTGTGTATGTGAGAGGAGAACTATATCATCCGCAAATTCCAGATCATCCAGCTGCTCCCACATTGTCCACTGAATTCCATTTCTCTTCCCCTCAGTTGTTTCCCTCATGGTCCAATCAATTGCAAGAAGGAAGAGGAATGGTGAGAGAAGACATCCCTGTTTGACACCCGTCTTGACCTCGAAGCTTTGGGAAAGCTGGCCTGCATGCATAACTTTACATACAGTGCCATCATACGAGTTCTTAATAAGGTTTATGATCTTGGTGGGGATTCCATAGTATTCCATTAGTTGCCATAGTGTTGTCCGGTCTAAGCTATCAAATGCTTTTTCAAAGTCAATGAAGTTCATATACAGGGACGTGTTCCATTCAATAGACTGTTCAATGATAATGCGTAGTGTTGCTATGTGATCTGTGCATGAGCGGTCTTTCATGAATCCTGCTTGCTGGTCCCGGAGCTTCTTGTCTACAATTTCCTGAAGGCGATTGAGGATGACCCGATTAAAGACCTTACTGGGCACTGAAAGTAGTGTAATCCCTCTGTAGTTGTTGCACTTCCTTAGGTCACCCTTTTTTGGTAGTTTCACTATGTGCCCCTCTGCCCATTCTGTGGGTGTCTTCTCCTCCTCCCAAATTCTCCCAAAGAGGCTGTAGAGCATGTCTGTAGATGTATTTATATCAGTTTTAAGGGCTTCAGGTGGAATATTGTCAGGGCCAGCAGCCTTGCTGGTTTTCAGTTGTTTGATTGCCGCTCTTATttcaatgttatagtgatcatatttaatcgtttctcagtctctttaatagactacatccagaaaatacaggaaatttaTAGTATTAAAACtatgaaaatgtaaacagaTGTGTCaggtttttagggtaaactccccttccacttgagcaatagcaactgcaggatctctttaacctaaataaaatgaaatcctaatttataattgtaaagaaattagtctttgtacttcattctgctcaaaaacgctcaagatgtgtttagtgccaagagaggtcacactaaacacagacgatgcctAAAAAGGACATTTAGctgtaaaaatttaattttttattttttgtacatatttcctgtattttctgtttgtatcttaataaaataaaatgaaaagcaaaTATGAATGGaaattaaaacttctaaaacaacaagtctggtggtggtggcttaagacttttgcacagtactgtaagtCGTTTTTACAAGCAAAC is a window encoding:
- the mlnl gene encoding motilin-like, yielding MRGAVTVCLGLVCIIALLAEQAEGHITFFSLKEMRELKEKESKKDADLRAESSLIDEVSPKDAGGETVGQSVETGLKLNAQKNQIGSAFSKMLQIILEEAKTEK